The following are from one region of the Halorussus rarus genome:
- the rad50 gene encoding DNA double-strand break repair ATPase Rad50: MKFDRVRLRNFKCYADADLDLDPGVTVIHGLNGSGKSSLLEACFFALYGAKALDRTLDDVVTIGEEEAIIELWFTHDGGDYHVRRRIRATGERATTAECVLETPDDAVEGARDVREEITRLFRMDSEAFVNCAYVRQGEVNKLINATPSQRQDMIDDLLQLGKLEEYRERASDARLGVKSVLDDKEGRLAGLDDQIAEKEEKNLHERLNNLKSKLADTQGEIERFEGNKETAEETREQAVEVLESYEEKREELETLSSDIEELESEISETERERADHGEQVRELRERIESLEETVADLLAETDLDSADEDAIGDRLDELDAEDEVLAEELNEARTQAQMFGNQAGNLAERAEELEARAAEKRERADRLTDEADAAEADLEEYREKLATLGEQIDAEKAAFEDAPVAFGEADARLDELREELEDLREREQELTAELTSLRDGIEDAEELLEEGKCPECGQPVEDSPHVDSVDEDRERAAELEAELESVREDREAVEDDVESAQRLREAEQTVESKRENRRNVEQLVENKEAAVAEKREEAAELLEEADELAADAEDKRGDADDLREKADEREARVEELEAEREAVAEKQERLEEIESVREDVADAEDEAERHREKRAHLEEVNDQRRDRLEEKRERRADLRESYDEQKVRSAREDKREAEDYLEKVEAKLEELEERRDNLQSAIGGVESELEELETLREKRDDLAARVEALASLREETAQLQEMYGDLRAELRQRNVDQLESMLNEVFDLVYQNDSYARIELDGEYELTVYQKDGEPLDPEQLSGGERALFNLSLRCAIYRLLSEGIEGAAPMPPLILDEPTVFLDSGHVSQLAELIASMRDLGVEQIVVVSHDDELVAAADDVVYVEKDAVSNRSTVERRDALLEAAD; the protein is encoded by the coding sequence GTGAAGTTCGACCGCGTCCGCCTCCGGAACTTCAAGTGCTACGCCGACGCCGACCTCGACCTCGACCCGGGCGTCACGGTCATCCACGGGCTGAACGGGAGCGGCAAGTCCTCGCTGCTGGAGGCGTGCTTCTTCGCGCTCTACGGCGCGAAGGCGCTGGACCGCACGCTCGACGACGTGGTGACCATCGGCGAGGAGGAGGCCATCATCGAGCTGTGGTTCACCCACGACGGCGGGGACTACCACGTCCGGCGGCGCATCCGGGCGACCGGCGAGCGCGCGACCACCGCCGAGTGCGTCCTCGAGACGCCCGACGACGCCGTCGAGGGCGCCCGAGACGTGCGCGAGGAGATCACCCGGCTCTTCCGGATGGACTCGGAGGCGTTTGTCAACTGCGCGTACGTCCGGCAGGGCGAGGTCAACAAGCTCATCAACGCCACGCCGAGCCAGCGCCAGGACATGATCGACGACCTGCTCCAGCTCGGCAAGCTCGAGGAGTACCGCGAGCGCGCCAGCGACGCCCGGCTCGGAGTCAAGTCGGTGCTCGACGACAAGGAGGGCCGGCTCGCGGGGCTCGACGACCAGATCGCCGAGAAGGAGGAGAAGAACCTCCACGAGCGGCTGAACAACCTCAAGTCGAAGCTCGCGGACACCCAGGGCGAGATCGAGCGGTTCGAGGGCAACAAGGAGACCGCCGAGGAGACCCGCGAGCAGGCCGTCGAGGTGCTGGAGAGCTACGAGGAGAAGCGCGAGGAGCTCGAAACCCTGTCGTCGGACATCGAGGAGCTGGAGTCCGAGATCAGCGAGACCGAGCGCGAGCGGGCCGACCACGGCGAGCAGGTCCGGGAGCTCCGCGAGCGGATTGAAAGTCTGGAGGAGACCGTCGCGGACCTGCTGGCCGAGACCGACCTCGACTCGGCAGACGAGGACGCCATCGGCGACAGGCTCGACGAACTCGACGCCGAAGACGAGGTGCTCGCCGAGGAGCTCAACGAGGCCCGGACCCAAGCCCAGATGTTCGGCAACCAGGCCGGCAACCTCGCCGAGCGCGCCGAGGAGCTCGAGGCCCGCGCGGCCGAGAAACGCGAGCGCGCCGACCGGCTGACCGACGAGGCAGACGCGGCCGAGGCCGACCTCGAGGAGTACCGCGAGAAGCTGGCGACGCTCGGCGAACAGATCGACGCCGAGAAGGCGGCGTTCGAGGACGCGCCCGTGGCGTTCGGCGAGGCCGACGCCCGCCTCGACGAACTCCGGGAGGAGCTCGAGGACCTCCGGGAGCGCGAGCAGGAGCTGACCGCCGAGCTCACCAGCCTCCGGGACGGCATCGAGGATGCCGAGGAACTGCTCGAGGAGGGCAAGTGTCCCGAGTGCGGCCAGCCGGTCGAGGACTCGCCGCACGTCGACTCGGTCGACGAGGACCGCGAGCGCGCCGCCGAACTCGAAGCCGAACTCGAGTCGGTCCGCGAGGACCGCGAGGCTGTCGAGGACGACGTCGAGTCGGCCCAGCGGCTGCGGGAGGCCGAGCAGACCGTCGAGAGCAAGCGGGAGAACCGCCGGAACGTCGAGCAGCTGGTCGAGAACAAGGAGGCCGCGGTCGCCGAGAAGCGCGAGGAGGCCGCCGAACTGCTCGAGGAGGCCGACGAGCTCGCGGCGGACGCAGAGGACAAGCGCGGCGACGCCGACGACCTCCGGGAGAAGGCCGACGAGCGCGAGGCCCGCGTCGAGGAGCTCGAAGCCGAGCGCGAAGCGGTCGCCGAGAAGCAGGAACGCCTAGAGGAGATCGAATCGGTGCGCGAGGACGTCGCCGACGCCGAGGACGAGGCCGAGCGCCACCGCGAGAAGCGCGCCCACCTCGAGGAGGTCAACGACCAGCGCCGCGACCGGCTCGAGGAGAAGCGCGAGCGGCGGGCCGACCTCCGGGAGAGCTACGACGAGCAGAAGGTCCGGTCGGCCCGCGAGGACAAGCGGGAGGCCGAGGACTACCTGGAGAAGGTCGAGGCGAAGCTCGAGGAGCTGGAGGAGCGACGCGACAACCTCCAGAGCGCCATCGGCGGCGTCGAGAGCGAACTCGAGGAGCTCGAGACCCTCCGAGAGAAGCGCGACGATCTGGCCGCCCGCGTCGAGGCTCTGGCCTCGCTCCGGGAGGAGACCGCCCAGCTCCAGGAGATGTACGGCGACCTCCGGGCCGAGCTCCGGCAGCGCAACGTCGACCAGCTCGAGTCGATGCTCAACGAGGTGTTCGACCTGGTCTACCAGAACGACTCGTACGCCCGCATCGAGCTCGACGGCGAGTACGAGCTGACCGTCTACCAGAAGGACGGCGAGCCGCTCGACCCCGAGCAGCTCTCGGGCGGCGAGCGCGCGCTGTTCAACCTCAGCCTGCGGTGCGCCATCTACCGGCTGCTCTCGGAGGGTATCGAGGGGGCCGCGCCGATGCCGCCGCTCATCCTGGACGAGCCGACCGTCTTCCTCGACTCGGGCCACGTCTCCCAGCTCGCCGAGCTCATCGCGTCGATGCGCGACCTGGGCGTCGAGCAGATCGTGGTCGTGAGCCACGACGACGAGCTCGTCGCGGCGGCCGACGACGTGGTGTACGTCGAGAAGGACGCGGTGTCGAACCGCTCGACGGTCGAGCGCCGGGACGCGCTGCTCGAGGCCGCCGACTGA